Proteins encoded in a region of the Mucispirillum schaedleri ASF457 genome:
- the eno gene encoding phosphopyruvate hydratase, which translates to MTDIIDVFAREIIDSRGNPTVEVEVTTSSGVVGRAAVPSGASTGKFEAVELRDGDKSRYLGKGVMTAVKNVNEIICQELEGIDVCEQKLIDEVLLQIDGTDNKSKLGANAILGVSMACAKAAAESCGLPLYRYLGGVFAHTLPVPMMNILNGGQHADNNVDIQEFMVMPAGAGSFKEALRMGAETFHALKKVLHDKGLNTAVGDEGGFAPNLKSNEEALEVIIKAIETAGYKPGDDIMIALDVASSELYKDGFYYLNAESSPKKSAEEMIEYYTYLTSKYPIISIEDGLDEEDWNGWKKLTDALGKKVQLVGDDLFVTNTRRLVQGIEQKVGNAILVKVNQIGTITETLDAVETAKRAGYTAIISHRSGETEDTTIADLAVATNAGQIKTGAPSRTDRVAKYNQLLRIEEDLLDSSDYLGKAAFYNLR; encoded by the coding sequence ATGACTGATATTATTGATGTATTTGCAAGAGAAATTATTGATTCACGAGGCAATCCAACTGTTGAAGTAGAAGTTACTACAAGCAGTGGTGTTGTTGGCAGAGCTGCTGTGCCATCTGGTGCTTCTACTGGTAAATTTGAAGCAGTAGAACTTAGAGATGGTGATAAATCACGCTATCTTGGTAAAGGTGTAATGACAGCAGTTAAAAATGTTAATGAAATCATCTGTCAGGAATTAGAAGGTATAGATGTCTGTGAACAAAAACTTATTGATGAAGTGCTTTTACAGATTGACGGCACTGATAATAAATCAAAACTTGGTGCAAATGCAATATTAGGCGTTTCTATGGCTTGTGCAAAAGCTGCAGCGGAATCATGCGGGCTTCCATTATACCGCTATTTAGGCGGCGTATTTGCTCATACTTTACCTGTGCCTATGATGAATATTTTAAACGGCGGACAACATGCAGATAATAATGTAGATATTCAAGAATTTATGGTTATGCCAGCTGGTGCAGGCTCTTTCAAAGAAGCACTAAGAATGGGGGCTGAAACTTTCCATGCTCTTAAAAAAGTGCTTCATGATAAAGGGTTAAATACTGCTGTTGGTGATGAAGGTGGATTTGCTCCTAACCTTAAATCAAACGAAGAAGCTCTTGAAGTTATCATAAAAGCTATTGAAACTGCTGGATATAAACCTGGCGATGATATTATGATTGCACTTGATGTTGCTTCCAGCGAACTTTATAAAGACGGATTTTACTACTTAAATGCTGAAAGCTCTCCTAAAAAATCAGCCGAAGAAATGATAGAATACTACACTTATCTTACAAGCAAATACCCTATCATATCTATTGAAGACGGACTTGATGAAGAAGACTGGAATGGCTGGAAAAAACTAACAGATGCACTTGGTAAAAAAGTGCAGCTTGTAGGTGATGATTTATTCGTTACAAATACACGCAGATTAGTGCAGGGTATTGAACAAAAAGTTGGTAATGCAATACTTGTTAAAGTAAACCAGATAGGCACAATTACTGAAACTTTAGATGCAGTAGAAACTGCAAAAAGAGCAGGATATACTGCAATCATATCACACAGGTCTGGCGAAACAGAAGATACCACCATTGCTGATTTAGCAGTTGCAACTAATGCAGGACAGATTAAAACAGGTGCTCCATCAAGAACTGACAGAGTAGCCAAATATAACCAGCTTTTAAGAATTGAAGAAGATTTACTTGATTCTTCTGATTATCTTGGAAAAGCAGCTTTTTATAATTTAAGATAA
- a CDS encoding iron-sulfur cluster assembly scaffold protein yields MIYSTEVEHMCPIAKGAYHGPAPIPQEGKWVQAKEIKDISGLTHGVGWCAPQQGACKLTLNVKDGIIEEALVETLGCSGMTHSAAMASEILPGKTILEALNTDLVCDAINVAMRELFLQIVYGRSQTAFSEGGLPIGASLEDLGKGLRSQVGTMFGTKAKGARYLEMAEGYITRVAVDADNEIIGYEFVNLGKMMDAVKKGTPAEDALNKAKGVYGRFNDAAKYIDPRHE; encoded by the coding sequence ATGATTTATTCTACTGAAGTAGAGCATATGTGTCCAATAGCAAAAGGTGCATATCATGGTCCTGCACCAATACCACAGGAAGGTAAATGGGTTCAGGCAAAAGAAATTAAAGATATAAGCGGGCTTACTCACGGAGTAGGCTGGTGTGCTCCACAGCAGGGAGCATGCAAATTAACATTAAATGTTAAAGACGGTATTATTGAAGAAGCACTTGTTGAAACATTAGGCTGTTCAGGTATGACACATTCTGCTGCTATGGCATCAGAAATTCTTCCGGGTAAAACAATTTTAGAAGCATTAAATACAGATTTAGTCTGTGATGCTATCAATGTTGCTATGCGTGAACTTTTCTTACAAATAGTATACGGCAGGTCTCAGACTGCATTTTCAGAAGGTGGTCTGCCAATAGGTGCCAGTTTAGAAGATTTAGGTAAAGGTTTAAGAAGTCAGGTTGGCACAATGTTTGGCACAAAAGCAAAAGGTGCCAGATATTTAGAGATGGCAGAAGGTTATATTACAAGAGTTGCAGTTGATGCGGATAATGAAATTATTGGCTATGAGTTTGTAAATCTTGGTAAAATGATGGATGCAGTCAAAAAAGGCACTCCAGCAGAAGATGCTTTAAACAAGGCAAAAGGTGTTTATGGCAGATTTAACGATGCGGCAAAATATATTGACCCGCGTCATGAATAA
- the rpsT gene encoding 30S ribosomal protein S20, whose protein sequence is MAHTLSALKRIRQSEKRRLINKSNKSAMKTYIKKYMKALETGADNTEALLKQAVSVIYKTARKGAIHKKQASRKVSRLTMKFNKAQTVNK, encoded by the coding sequence GTGGCACATACTTTGTCAGCTTTAAAGCGTATTCGTCAGTCAGAAAAAAGAAGACTGATTAACAAATCTAATAAATCAGCTATGAAAACATATATTAAAAAATATATGAAAGCTTTAGAAACTGGTGCTGATAATACTGAAGCATTATTAAAACAAGCTGTAAGTGTTATTTATAAAACTGCACGCAAAGGTGCTATCCATAAAAAACAAGCTTCCCGTAAAGTTTCACGCCTTACTATGAAGTTTAACAAAGCACAAACTGTAAATAAATAG
- a CDS encoding ABC1 kinase family protein, producing the protein MKSKYNERTRLREILSIIRKHNIITGITPEKLRSILEDLGPTYIKMGQIMSMQTDALPQAFLKELEKLRTDVPPMSDEDLCFIIQETYNKDISELFDDFSYKSLGSASIAQVHSAKLKKSGTQVVLKIQRRDIYKRMEQDIKLMRRVANMVQKVKKDTIIDFETIIDELWKTAQEEMNFLKEAENAVTFYNNHKNVIYATCPEVYTELSSEKILVMEYVDGFFIDNEEMMKAGGYDKKEIAAKLAEDYISQVIDYGFFHADPHPGNIKIRDGQIIWIDLGMMGKLSPRDKGLIADLIASVAKHDTGRIKDIALTLGNPVKDVDHVRLYSDIDLFLSKYSTMDLGNMSLAGIVSELLEILHTHHIQVPSTISMLARGIMTLEGVLAFLNPDINVIDITAAHIKNSKNPASEFTKKVRKAVMELSGSLEKLALIPGFTIDILQMIAKGQVKINSELQISENAQSFIERMIQRIILALITAAIIIGSSLIAIADIQPVIFNLPLFTTIGYIAAGLLTISLFKGKYK; encoded by the coding sequence ATGAAAAGTAAGTATAATGAAAGGACACGCCTGCGTGAAATACTTTCTATTATTAGAAAACATAATATTATTACAGGTATTACGCCTGAAAAATTACGCAGCATATTAGAAGATTTAGGTCCAACTTATATTAAAATGGGGCAGATAATGTCTATGCAGACAGATGCCCTGCCCCAAGCATTTCTTAAAGAATTAGAAAAGCTGAGAACTGATGTTCCGCCTATGAGTGACGAAGATTTATGCTTTATTATTCAGGAAACATATAATAAAGATATTTCTGAGCTTTTTGATGATTTTAGCTATAAATCATTAGGCTCTGCTTCTATTGCACAAGTCCATTCAGCAAAATTAAAAAAAAGTGGCACTCAGGTTGTCTTAAAAATCCAAAGGCGTGATATTTACAAACGCATGGAGCAGGACATTAAACTTATGCGTCGTGTTGCCAACATGGTGCAGAAAGTTAAAAAAGACACTATTATTGATTTTGAAACAATAATTGATGAACTTTGGAAAACAGCTCAGGAGGAGATGAATTTTCTTAAAGAAGCAGAAAATGCCGTTACTTTTTATAATAACCATAAAAATGTAATATATGCCACATGCCCAGAAGTATATACAGAGCTCAGCTCTGAAAAAATACTTGTTATGGAATATGTGGATGGCTTTTTTATTGATAATGAAGAAATGATGAAAGCAGGTGGTTATGATAAAAAAGAAATAGCTGCAAAACTGGCAGAAGATTATATTTCTCAGGTTATTGATTATGGTTTTTTCCATGCAGACCCACACCCCGGCAATATTAAAATAAGAGATGGTCAGATTATATGGATAGATTTAGGCATGATGGGCAAACTAAGCCCGCGGGACAAAGGGCTTATTGCTGATTTAATTGCATCAGTTGCAAAACATGATACAGGCAGAATAAAAGATATTGCACTTACACTTGGAAACCCTGTAAAAGATGTGGACCATGTCAGGCTTTATTCTGATATTGATTTGTTTCTTAGTAAATACAGCACAATGGATTTAGGAAATATGAGCCTTGCGGGTATCGTAAGTGAACTGCTTGAAATACTGCATACTCATCATATACAAGTTCCTTCTACTATATCAATGCTTGCACGCGGTATTATGACATTAGAAGGTGTTCTTGCCTTTTTAAACCCAGACATTAATGTTATTGATATTACAGCAGCACATATAAAAAACAGTAAAAATCCTGCATCCGAATTTACTAAAAAAGTGCGAAAAGCAGTAATGGAATTAAGCGGAAGTTTAGAAAAGCTGGCTTTAATTCCAGGGTTTACAATAGATATTCTCCAAATGATAGCCAAAGGACAGGTTAAGATTAATTCTGAACTGCAAATTTCAGAAAATGCCCAGTCATTTATAGAAAGAATGATACAAAGAATAATACTGGCTTTAATAACTGCTGCCATAATAATAGGCTCAAGCCTTATTGCAATAGCAGATATTCAGCCTGTAATATTTAACCTGCCACTTTTTACTACTATTGGATATATTGCAGCAGGCTTATTGACTATTTCACTATTCAAGGGAAAATATAAGTAA
- a CDS encoding DDE-type integrase/transposase/recombinase, with translation MNKVIITEEMRFRQRLCEYALKKGATKAARKYQVNRMFVYRHLKKYDGTVQSLSFKSRRPRTSPNKHSKEELDLIFNTYAEHGLYGNAEVYVRLLEIGYNRSFGSMCMQIRKKGLKSLNKSKKSYTRYEPITGQYIGDKVQIDIKYVPQECIMFSSYGKKYYQITAIDEYSRMRVLEIVEEKSTFETGKFLDELESKFGFPLKTIQVDNGYEFVNDKEVTNKKSYFEETAEKKGYTIKRIRPYSPWQNGKVERSHREDGKILYANNKFYSKDELIKALKQHEDRYNNTAKTCLNFKSPYEIVIENKLLLDLY, from the coding sequence ATGAATAAAGTGATAATAACAGAAGAAATGCGATTTCGTCAACGGTTATGTGAGTATGCATTAAAAAAAGGAGCAACGAAAGCAGCCCGCAAATATCAAGTGAACCGTATGTTTGTATACAGGCATTTAAAGAAATATGATGGAACAGTTCAGAGTTTATCTTTTAAAAGTCGTAGACCAAGAACCAGTCCAAATAAGCATAGTAAAGAAGAGCTTGATTTAATATTTAACACATATGCCGAGCATGGTTTGTATGGTAATGCGGAGGTATATGTCAGACTTCTAGAAATTGGTTATAATCGTAGTTTTGGCAGTATGTGTATGCAGATAAGGAAGAAAGGCTTAAAGTCATTAAACAAGTCAAAAAAGAGCTATACAAGATATGAACCAATAACAGGTCAGTATATAGGCGACAAGGTTCAGATAGATATAAAATATGTTCCACAGGAATGTATAATGTTTTCCAGCTATGGTAAAAAATATTATCAGATAACAGCGATAGATGAATACAGCAGAATGAGAGTATTAGAAATAGTAGAAGAAAAAAGCACATTTGAAACAGGTAAGTTTTTAGACGAACTGGAAAGTAAATTTGGCTTTCCACTAAAAACAATTCAAGTGGATAATGGCTATGAGTTTGTAAATGATAAGGAAGTTACAAACAAGAAAAGCTATTTTGAAGAGACAGCTGAAAAGAAAGGATATACTATTAAACGAATAAGACCTTATTCACCTTGGCAGAATGGAAAGGTGGAAAGAAGTCATAGAGAGGATGGAAAAATTTTATATGCAAATAATAAATTCTATTCCAAAGATGAATTAATTAAGGCTCTTAAACAGCATGAAGATAGATATAATAATACTGCTAAAACATGCTTAAATTTTAAATCTCCATATGAGATTGTTATTGAAAATAAATTATTGCTTGATTTATATTAA
- a CDS encoding acyl-CoA thioesterase: MAKEIEIQIRFNDLDGYGHVNNAVYLSYCEIARTNCYSDIFHNSIENKMWFILTSAEVHYKKFLKLEDKAFVKLWLSSAKGALFTFEYEIHNGNGVIYAAAKTTHAVYDAVKNKPVRVPQAVIDEVETL, encoded by the coding sequence ATGGCAAAAGAAATAGAAATACAAATAAGGTTTAATGATTTAGATGGCTATGGTCATGTAAATAATGCTGTTTATTTAAGCTACTGTGAAATAGCCCGCACAAATTGTTATTCAGATATATTTCATAACAGTATTGAAAATAAAATGTGGTTTATTTTAACAAGTGCAGAAGTGCATTATAAAAAGTTTTTAAAATTAGAAGATAAAGCATTTGTCAAACTTTGGCTTTCTAGTGCAAAAGGTGCATTATTTACTTTTGAATATGAAATACATAATGGAAATGGTGTCATATATGCAGCAGCAAAAACTACTCATGCAGTATATGATGCAGTAAAAAATAAGCCTGTAAGAGTCCCACAGGCTGTAATAGATGAAGTTGAGACTTTATAA
- a CDS encoding radical SAM protein: MYKIPNLVYANEKGEIFDHPELKMAVRSGPYDFIPYETELIRLPKSSRLYFMPHTHPVAYDENKANMIEFKEGFAVSVFLSPGFLRLFLPAYRKTKDYTMPLFAYTAVGYLDGHFVVLAIQVDNISKWDPANYDFSCNFDKQVDEFIKNAPENRLYNQLRKCATEYHCTAAKNVFYPRWECPIPTSPACNSACVGCISLQASECCPSPQDRISFAPTAEEIAEVAIRHGERAKDPLVSFGQGCEGDPCLAADNIAKAVKIIKRENPNLTVNFNSNCSIPDNVAKVLDAGVDSVRVSLNSVIESTYNAYYRPRTYKFQDVVKSVELIKQAQVFLQLNLLTFPGVNDRASETSALLDFVEEYKVDLIQMRNLNIDAELLLSSLQLKPDEIHGIKNMMKLIKKRHPEIQFGYFNRMKKDFHAHSGFPDLRQPKKGKSHI, translated from the coding sequence TTGTATAAAATACCAAATCTAGTGTATGCTAATGAAAAAGGGGAGATATTTGACCATCCAGAATTAAAAATGGCAGTTCGCAGCGGTCCTTATGATTTTATTCCTTATGAAACGGAGCTTATAAGACTTCCAAAATCATCAAGGCTTTATTTTATGCCACATACTCATCCTGTAGCTTATGATGAGAATAAGGCGAATATGATAGAGTTTAAAGAGGGCTTTGCAGTCAGTGTGTTTTTATCCCCTGGATTTTTAAGGCTTTTTTTACCGGCTTACAGAAAAACAAAAGATTACACTATGCCATTATTTGCATATACTGCGGTAGGTTATCTTGATGGCCACTTTGTAGTGCTTGCAATACAGGTGGATAATATATCAAAATGGGACCCTGCAAATTATGATTTTTCCTGTAATTTTGATAAACAGGTTGATGAATTTATAAAAAATGCCCCAGAAAACAGACTTTATAACCAGCTTAGGAAATGTGCAACAGAATATCACTGCACAGCAGCAAAAAATGTATTTTATCCACGATGGGAGTGCCCTATTCCAACAAGCCCAGCATGCAATAGTGCATGTGTAGGCTGTATTTCATTACAGGCTTCAGAATGCTGCCCGTCGCCGCAGGATAGAATATCTTTTGCCCCAACTGCTGAAGAAATTGCAGAAGTAGCAATACGCCATGGTGAAAGGGCGAAAGACCCGCTTGTAAGTTTTGGACAGGGTTGTGAAGGAGACCCATGCCTTGCAGCAGATAATATTGCAAAGGCAGTTAAAATTATTAAAAGAGAAAATCCAAACCTGACAGTTAATTTTAATTCTAACTGCTCCATACCTGATAATGTGGCAAAGGTTTTAGATGCTGGTGTAGACAGTGTAAGGGTCAGCTTAAATTCTGTAATAGAAAGCACATATAATGCTTATTACCGCCCACGCACATACAAATTTCAAGATGTAGTAAAAAGTGTAGAATTAATTAAGCAGGCACAAGTATTTTTACAGCTTAATTTATTGACATTTCCGGGAGTAAATGACAGAGCATCAGAAACATCTGCACTGCTTGATTTTGTGGAAGAATATAAAGTTGATTTAATACAGATGCGTAATTTAAATATTGATGCAGAGCTTTTACTTTCAAGTCTGCAGTTAAAGCCAGATGAAATACACGGCATAAAAAATATGATGAAACTGATTAAAAAAAGGCATCCAGAAATACAGTTTGGTTATTTTAACAGAATGAAGAAAGATTTTCATGCACACTCAGGTTTTCCTGATTTAAGACAGCCTAAAAAGGGGAAAAGCCATATTTAA
- a CDS encoding TetR/AcrR family transcriptional regulator translates to MRERHRSQETKERFKKAFFALYAEKKIEKITIKEVADLAGFNRGTFYLYYKSIYDLLQKSEQELLDDFAKMIDFNVQFYFGLIDAPDESMQPNSLEHTEYIRILNGENGDPRFKSRMKNIIKDAYRKHISQDNSVRVSKFEYLLEYVVEANMSIFQYWFMNRDKDFPRISLKDVSEIIQYVDQNGFKKAFETFADK, encoded by the coding sequence ATGAGGGAAAGGCATAGGTCGCAGGAAACAAAGGAAAGGTTTAAAAAAGCATTTTTTGCTTTATATGCAGAAAAAAAAATTGAAAAAATTACAATTAAAGAGGTGGCAGATTTAGCAGGTTTTAATCGCGGCACTTTTTATTTATATTATAAAAGTATATATGATTTACTGCAAAAATCAGAGCAGGAGCTTCTTGATGATTTTGCTAAAATGATAGATTTTAATGTTCAGTTTTATTTTGGTTTGATAGATGCACCAGATGAATCAATGCAGCCAAATTCTTTAGAGCATACTGAATATATCCGCATATTAAATGGTGAAAATGGTGACCCTCGTTTTAAATCCCGTATGAAAAATATTATAAAAGATGCTTATAGAAAACATATAAGTCAGGATAATTCTGTCAGGGTAAGTAAATTTGAATATCTGCTTGAATATGTTGTAGAAGCAAATATGTCTATTTTTCAATACTGGTTTATGAATAGAGATAAAGATTTTCCAAGAATTTCATTGAAAGATGTTAGTGAGATTATTCAGTATGTAGACCAGAATGGTTTTAAAAAAGCCTTTGAAACATTTGCAGATAAGTAA
- a CDS encoding aminopeptidase produces MQYISYEEKLAQLITHHSLKLKKGDVVQIKAETSAEPLIKAMYKEIIKLGAYPFLRLFIPESQEYMAKYASYEQLTYLPEFDIKQAEIMTAYIYIDSTINTKSLTNADHSKIALMRKTALPVREIMNKRELEGKFRWSLCPYPNQSMAQDAEMSLDEYTAFVYEACKLNEDDPIAAWKKVEAEQEAIAERMNGTKWLHIKGQDTNLKLNVTGRKWENCCGYRNMPDGEVFTSPVEDSAEGTILFDIPTTYNGVEAKNVFLRFEKGKVVEARAEKGQDFLHKMLDMDEGSRFAGEIAFGLNDNIQIPTKNILFDEKIGKSMHLAVGASYQEVGGKNISALHWDLIKDMKNGGTVEADGVLVYKDGKHIL; encoded by the coding sequence ATGCAGTATATATCTTATGAAGAGAAATTAGCACAACTTATTACCCACCATTCTCTTAAATTAAAAAAAGGGGATGTGGTGCAAATAAAAGCAGAAACATCAGCAGAACCACTTATAAAAGCTATGTATAAAGAAATTATAAAACTTGGTGCATATCCATTTTTAAGGCTTTTTATACCTGAAAGTCAAGAATATATGGCAAAATATGCAAGCTATGAACAGCTTACTTATCTGCCTGAATTTGATATAAAACAGGCTGAAATTATGACAGCTTATATTTATATTGATTCTACTATCAATACAAAATCTCTTACTAATGCAGACCACAGCAAAATAGCATTAATGCGTAAAACTGCTCTTCCAGTCAGAGAAATTATGAATAAACGAGAATTAGAAGGCAAATTCCGCTGGTCATTATGCCCATATCCTAATCAGTCTATGGCTCAGGATGCTGAAATGTCTCTTGATGAATATACAGCATTTGTTTATGAAGCATGTAAATTAAATGAAGATGACCCAATAGCTGCATGGAAAAAAGTAGAAGCGGAGCAGGAAGCAATAGCAGAAAGGATGAATGGCACTAAATGGCTGCATATTAAAGGACAAGATACTAATTTAAAATTAAATGTAACAGGTAGAAAATGGGAAAACTGCTGCGGTTATAGAAATATGCCAGACGGGGAAGTATTTACAAGCCCAGTAGAAGACAGTGCAGAAGGCACTATTTTATTTGATATACCTACAACTTATAATGGTGTAGAAGCAAAAAATGTTTTTTTAAGGTTTGAAAAAGGAAAGGTTGTAGAAGCTCGTGCTGAAAAAGGACAGGATTTCTTACATAAAATGCTTGATATGGATGAAGGCTCACGCTTTGCAGGTGAAATCGCTTTCGGGCTTAATGATAACATACAAATACCTACTAAAAATATATTATTTGATGAAAAAATAGGGAAATCAATGCACTTGGCAGTTGGTGCAAGCTATCAGGAAGTTGGCGGAAAAAATATTTCTGCTCTGCACTGGGATTTAATAAAAGATATGAAAAACGGTGGCACAGTAGAAGCTGATGGTGTGCTTGTATATAAAGACGGCAAACATATTTTATAG
- a CDS encoding GGGtGRT protein, with protein MALFESYERRIDKVNAALKEYGISSCEEALKICEEKGFNPYNMVKEIQPIAFENACWAYTCGAAIAVKKGSNTAAEAAENIGIGLQAFCISGSVAEDRKVGLGHGNLGAMLLRDETKCFAFLAGHESFAAAEGAIGIVKNANKARQTPLRVILNGLGKDAAQIISRINGFTYVQTQFDYSSGEVKVVKEKAYSNGERANVRCYGADDVREGVAIMHLEGVDVSITGNSTNPTRFQHPVAGTYKKECNEQNKKYFSVASGGGTGRTLHPDNMAAGPASYGMTDTMGRMHSDAQFAGSSSVPAHVEMMGFLGMGNNPMVGATVAVAVATAQALK; from the coding sequence ATGGCATTATTTGAAAGTTATGAAAGGCGTATAGATAAAGTTAATGCAGCTTTAAAAGAATATGGCATATCAAGCTGTGAAGAAGCTCTTAAAATATGTGAAGAAAAAGGCTTTAATCCATATAATATGGTAAAAGAAATCCAGCCTATTGCCTTTGAAAATGCTTGCTGGGCATACACTTGCGGTGCTGCTATTGCAGTTAAAAAAGGCTCAAACACAGCAGCAGAAGCGGCTGAAAATATAGGTATAGGTTTACAGGCTTTTTGTATCTCTGGCTCTGTTGCAGAAGACAGGAAAGTAGGTTTAGGGCATGGCAACCTTGGAGCTATGCTTTTAAGAGATGAAACAAAATGTTTTGCTTTTTTAGCAGGTCATGAATCATTTGCAGCAGCAGAAGGTGCAATTGGTATTGTTAAAAATGCTAATAAAGCAAGACAAACTCCATTAAGAGTTATCTTAAATGGTCTTGGCAAAGATGCAGCACAAATCATTTCCCGCATTAATGGTTTCACTTATGTTCAAACTCAGTTTGACTATTCATCTGGTGAAGTAAAAGTAGTTAAAGAAAAAGCATACTCTAATGGTGAGCGTGCAAATGTTCGCTGCTATGGTGCAGATGATGTGAGAGAAGGTGTTGCAATAATGCACTTAGAAGGTGTTGATGTATCTATTACAGGCAACTCTACAAACCCAACTCGTTTTCAGCATCCTGTTGCAGGCACATATAAAAAAGAATGCAACGAGCAGAATAAAAAATATTTCTCAGTGGCATCAGGTGGCGGCACAGGCAGAACTCTGCACCCAGATAATATGGCAGCAGGTCCTGCATCTTACGGCATGACTGATACTATGGGAAGAATGCACTCAGATGCTCAGTTTGCAGGTTCTTCATCAGTGCCGGCTCATGTTGAAATGATGGGATTTTTAGGTATGGGTAATAACCCTATGGTTGGTGCGACTGTTGCAGTAGCTGTTGCAACTGCTCAGGCTTTAAAATAA
- a CDS encoding tRNA (5-methylaminomethyl-2-thiouridine)(34)-methyltransferase MnmD, which translates to MPACIYGNKKIINTRDGSYTFYSMEYNESYKTKSVGAYTESLHKFVNGTNIIERAREKNIRLLDICFGIGLNLAVTFDEALKNGITNRIHALSVEKDASLISIVKNTHILMPVNGYKVVRSLLDNNYVDNFSMEIYIQDAVNFIYSLNHKFDVIYFDPFSKKHNSEMWSDDMFCKLYSLLETGGVLTTYASGKGIKESLVNAGFSISSLVSLGTRYQPATKAVKY; encoded by the coding sequence ATGCCTGCCTGTATATATGGCAATAAAAAAATAATAAATACTCGTGACGGTTCATATACATTTTACAGTATGGAGTATAATGAATCCTACAAAACAAAATCAGTAGGGGCATATACTGAAAGTCTGCATAAATTTGTAAACGGCACAAATATAATAGAAAGAGCCAGAGAAAAAAATATCAGGCTTTTAGATATATGTTTTGGTATAGGGCTTAATTTAGCAGTAACATTTGATGAGGCATTAAAAAACGGTATTACAAACAGGATACATGCTCTTTCTGTGGAAAAAGATGCATCTCTTATAAGTATAGTGAAAAATACCCATATTTTAATGCCTGTAAATGGTTATAAAGTAGTCCGAAGTCTTTTAGATAATAATTATGTAGATAATTTTTCAATGGAAATATATATTCAAGATGCTGTAAATTTTATTTATTCACTAAACCATAAGTTTGATGTTATATATTTTGACCCATTTTCTAAAAAGCATAATAGTGAAATGTGGAGCGATGATATGTTCTGCAAGCTGTATTCGCTTTTAGAAACAGGTGGAGTATTAACAACTTATGCTTCTGGCAAAGGTATAAAAGAAAGCCTTGTAAATGCAGGATTTTCCATATCAAGTTTAGTTTCATTAGGCACAAGATACCAGCCTGCAACAAAAGCTGTGAAATATTGA
- a CDS encoding phasin family protein, with product MSNLSDDLKKAFLFGVGAIAKTSEKSKKLIDELIERGALTVEQGKTLNEELKHNLQEKIIEKEKELNSDLISQIKDMKNLSDEDIKILKDKIAEIEKEKNEK from the coding sequence ATGAGCAATTTAAGTGATGATTTGAAAAAAGCATTTTTATTTGGTGTTGGAGCTATTGCTAAAACAAGCGAAAAATCTAAAAAATTAATTGATGAATTAATTGAAAGAGGTGCTCTTACTGTTGAGCAGGGAAAAACTTTAAATGAAGAATTAAAACATAATCTGCAGGAAAAAATCATTGAAAAAGAAAAAGAATTAAATTCCGACCTTATAAGCCAGATTAAAGATATGAAAAACTTATCTGATGAAGATATTAAAATATTAAAAGACAAAATAGCAGAAATAGAAAAAGAAAAAAATGAAAAGTAA